The Cydia amplana chromosome 10, ilCydAmpl1.1, whole genome shotgun sequence DNA window ttcagacgaaaggagtgcctggcgtccgttggctcgttgggtggacaaCATTTgtaagattgcgggtcacttctggatgagattagctcaggaccgggataagtggcgtactggAAGAGGCTGATGATGTTAGAACTATGGCGAGTTTTACTCCCcatgttaaaataaaacattgttacgtAGGTAGCTttggtaccagggatgttgcgaacatccgcatccgcaaccgtggaacttccgcattattttcaacatacgcatctgcatccgcatccgcataaaatcgatgcggagcttatgcggatgcggatgtcgaacaagtcggtacaggaacgtcttagcggcggcgtaagtgctaggtaatttcgtcattacctataacgaaatcgtctagatccagaaaagtaggcgaagttactgtttattaaatataacgcacctatattcttgcccaaatactaaacgtttcgtttttttttttaataaaaaaatactaaaaatgtgatatttgacgttttctaagtacctaatcttgacatctgcatccgcatccgcggatgtgagcctttaaatatccgcatccgcggatgtcaaaaaatctgcatccgcaacatccctgtttgaTACCTAGTTGGTCAATGGACGAAGTCATTAGTGAATATTGGTAGGTACGCGATAttatttgaacccaggacctgcTGCGATTTGAATGTCCCAAGCCTGTAGCCTGTACTGTACCACTAAGCTATCAGTTTCCTTGTCAACACGTCTAATGGCGCAACAATTTACTGTAAACGCAGCAATCAAACTGGTTAGACATTCTCTTTCCTtgttcaaatacgtatttacaTGTTTAGCGGAGTACACTTAGTGTCAGAtgtgtacctacagtcagcttCTTTTATAGAGCAAAATGAATATTTACCTAGTATTTATTTGTAGTATGAATatactacctatacatatagaTTTACTAAAATACTTAACTTAACATCTTGTTGCATTTTTTCCGGCGTGCAcgattttttctgctctatacagcaCAATCGAGGTTTGTTTTTTGTGTGTGCGgaaagtagggtttgcaatccggatccggaatgtatgaaattatccgcggatcttcccgtacatttcggatccgtcgtgcaaaccctagcggAAAGGTAAGAGTCACTATAGAGGTTGTAGAAGAACCAATActcaaaattgtagtttttactCGTTTTAATCAAGGGTTTTAATATTGTTACCCTGCATACGATAGCAGTATAAATTTAGTATTTCATTAACTAGTTAATCTAGTTATATAGCCCAGGGATCTGAGCAGCACAATTTTTATATATCTTCTGTCGCAAGTTTCGCGCAgcacgccatattttttgtatCCTAATTTCCTGGATTTGCACCTCTTCTTATAACAGATAGCATCAATACAAGATCAGATATCAAATCTGGACAACATTCACTGGTTTCTATTTGCCATATTCAAAACGGCCTTAGCATTCTCTAAGGAGCGGTAACTATATCTTCTGTCCTGACCGGTTCATTTGTAACAGTTAATTCTTCTAATGTACTTATTTCAATGGCAGTAGGTTCAAAAACAGTTGGTTCCTTTGAGGCAGTTGGTTCCTTCATAGCAGTTGATTCCGTTGCGTCCATTGATTCTTTTATAGAGGTAAGTTCCTTTGAAGCACTTGGTTTTTCTGAGGCAGTTGATTCCATTGTACAAAGCTCCGTTGACGGAgctaaattgataattatcgcaGTATTCTCCGCATTTATGTTCATAGTTAGACCCTGAGGTTTGCTTTCTTTAAGTAAAGCCATCTCTTCTTTCCGCAGGAGTTGGATACCGGACATGCTCTGCAAGTTGTTGAGATGTTTAATCCACTTTTCGTTGCGGATGCATGATATTTCCTCTTCATCTTCATAGGTTTTTTGGAGCTGTTGAGGAATGTAAGATTTTGAATAAGAAATGTAATTGAATAATATGTTATTTCTTTGATAAAGCAGTTATAGTTCTTTCAGTGAACCTAGATAATATTTAGATTATGAATTAGAATATGTGAATTGATTTATTTGAGTGTTTGAGACTTGAATAATATGTCAATTGTCAGGTTTGTTATTTATGTTGACTAAAAAAGGCAAAACCAATTCAGTAAAGACTTTGTAATACAAGGGTACAGCTCAAGTTATAAAAGGGTACTGCTTAGTATTTAACCTGTCACACCCATCATACAAAAAATTGATGCAATTTGACCGACATTGATCTGTAGTAACACCCGTCTGATACTGAGTCAATATGACCCAAACTGAGTTAGCATCACACGTGTGACACTAGGCCggattaaataaatatggatGAAACAGCAACAAACCTGAACATTCAACTTCTTAATATCCTGAAGGTTTTTCTTTGTCTGTAGATCTGCCTCCTTCTGTTTCAAGACCTCCTGTAACCTGGCATCCCTGGCTGCATCGCTCTGGTGCGTCGGAGTGCTACCAGGCTCCTCCGAGTCCAGACCTTTGTTGGACCGGTCCATTTCTGACCAAGCCATTGTCGATATAATCGACCCAGAAGGAGGTATAGGGCCGTATGTCATGACCTTGAGACTCTCAACTTCATCATCGACACAGAGGGCCTCGTCATGTTTAAAGCGTTGAGGCTCTTCATAGCCGAAAGGCCACGAGCATGTTGTGTTCTCACACATTACTACTTTTTCATTGAAGTTTATGAAGTAACAGCGTACAGCACTTTTGCATTCTGGACAGTCCtgaaaaacatattattttagagattttattcattttagaataacactcaataaaatataaatgttatgtaggtatactacCTTTACATATTGGCCAAATGGAGATTCTTCTACTTCAGGTACTTGTAATATCTGAAAACAATAAAGGATatcagtaaataaattaaaaaacaactttatacatataaacagcTAAAggttgtaagttttttttttacttttcgatgTACGTATATGTATTGATTAAACAATAAAGGATatcagtaaataaattaaaaaacaactttataaaggttgtaagtttttttttacttttcgataCGTATACGTACGTATATGTATTGATTTATGTTAGAATATAATTTTGTTAACGAGTATAATAATCTCACAGCTTCTATTTCGTAGTCAAGACCAGGTAAAGCCGCTGGTGTCTCTCCGCCGATTGCCTCAACCATCGAAGTTTCTTGCAGTGCACTATCTGCAGACGCAGCTTTATCTGATGAAGGGTCTCTCATTTTGCAAATAATGTATTTGatagttgttttatttaatttgtgaaAAACTGTTGATTTTATGAGATAGATACTATCTATAAATGTACTAtcactaaactaaacaaactggGACTAGGCCCGGCAAGACGCACATGCCCAATAGCGATGGgtgagtcgagttatctgattcgaataattcgaatcagcctacagatgagttaattcgaatcaagactatcggcaattcgaatcaactcgaccactagctaactcggcgaatgaatcgccaattcgccaactcgccgagccgagtcaacgctatcacactgctactaaggccattcaaaaataaaccttaataccgtagcccgaaggctctttttacaacaactgccgctcgattcgccgtctcaactcgagttggtactatgaccattcaaaaataaaccttaattccgtgacccgaaggttctttttacaacaactgccgcttgattcgctatcccaagtatcccaactcgagttcactcctagtatggccattcaaaaataaaccttaattccgtgccctgaaggctctttttacaacaactgccgcgtaactcgccgtctcaactcgcttcgcgcctgtgcctgtgaccttgtcgcgaaccacgcgaatcgtcgagtcgagtcaactcgattttaaattcgaatcagcggccgaatcaattcgaatgattcgaattgaaaataagtggactcgtcacatcgctaatgCCCAAGTTttgttttgacacttttgacatttgctttttttttctctatgatgcgTAACCGGCAATCAACGTCGATCAAACAGTCAATCAAtagttcaatatattttttggtGAATCAGATCATTCATTTAGTTTCTAACTATTAATTAATTCGCTTATAAGATGTCTGGCTTTCAgtgaaaattaaatacaaactAGGTATGGTAAATAAATCTCGATTAGTCGGAACATGATACAAACGGATATGCGTTGAACGAAATCCATTGTAAGAGGTTTTCAATGTTTGTTAACTCCAAGCGTGCTTGTTTGGTCGCGATctatttttcttctttttaaaTCATCGATTACATTGACATCCGAACAGCAGTCTATGggggtaattttgaatttttgattAGAATAGTGATATTTAAGGAGATGAATTCGCAACGTAGCGCAGGTGTAATCACAATTTCTTACAATTAGTCAAACGTTCAACACTGCAAGCATTTGGAATCATTTGGAATATGTTTGAGGTAAACGTATATAAAAACACCCaagttcatatatttttttaatatttttttttcattccatTCCAGCCAAAGTCCGGACCGACGACAAACGTAAACGTATGTACGTCATTCATCGATATTCTATTCAGTCGCCATAAAAAATAGCCCTAATTACTCGTTTTGAA harbors:
- the LOC134651728 gene encoding uncharacterized protein LOC134651728 — its product is MRDPSSDKAASADSALQETSMVEAIGGETPAALPGLDYEIEAILQVPEVEESPFGQYVKDCPECKSAVRCYFINFNEKVVMCENTTCSWPFGYEEPQRFKHDEALCVDDEVESLKVMTYGPIPPSGSIISTMAWSEMDRSNKGLDSEEPGSTPTHQSDAARDARLQEVLKQKEADLQTKKNLQDIKKLNVQLQKTYEDEEEISCIRNEKWIKHLNNLQSMSGIQLLRKEEMALLKESKPQGLTMNINAENTAIIINLAPSTELCTMESTASEKPSASKELTSIKESMDATESTAMKEPTASKEPTVFEPTAIEISTLEELTVTNEPVRTEDIVTAP